In Anomaloglossus baeobatrachus isolate aAnoBae1 chromosome 3, aAnoBae1.hap1, whole genome shotgun sequence, one genomic interval encodes:
- the ITGB1BP1 gene encoding integrin beta-1-binding protein 1 isoform X2, with protein sequence MQATGQDTRAQKRRQASSNSEPCAEFKVKYVGSIERVKAEESKTLQGSLDLINYIDVAQQDGKLPFVPSDEDFIMVVSKYGIKVTTLDQYDVLHRHPLFLIVSMVCYDDGLVAGKSLLALKTKDASDDQCSLWVYQCANLEHAQTICKVLSTAFDSVLTEKTRVPTE encoded by the exons ATGCAGGCCACCGGGCAGGACACGCGGGCGCAGAAGAGAA GACAAGCTTCGAGTAATTCAGAGCCTTGTGCTGAGTTCAAGGTGAAATATGTGGGATCCATTGAAAGAGTAAAGGCAGAGGAAAGCAAAACATTGCAAGGATCACTCGACCTCATAAACTACATTGATGTTGCACAG CAAGATGGAAAACTTCCTTTCGTGCCTTCGGATGAAGATTTCATTATGGTAGTTTCAAAATATGGCATTAAAGTAACTACCTTGGATCAGTAT GATGTGTTGCACCGGCACCCCCTCTTTCTCATTGTCTCCATGGTGTGCTATGATGACGGGCTGGTGGCTGGAAAGAGTTTGCTCGCTCTGAAGACCAAAGATGCCAGTGATGACCAGTGTAGCCTGTGGGTTTATCAGTGTGCCAATCTG GAACATGCCCAGACCATCTGCAAGGTCCTGTCCACAGCGTTTGACTCGGTTCTCACTGAGAAGACACGAGTGCCTACAGAATGA
- the ITGB1BP1 gene encoding integrin beta-1-binding protein 1 isoform X1, translating to MFRKGKKRHSSSSSQSSEISTKSKSVDSSLGGLSRSSTVASLDTDSTKSFGQASSNSEPCAEFKVKYVGSIERVKAEESKTLQGSLDLINYIDVAQQDGKLPFVPSDEDFIMVVSKYGIKVTTLDQYDVLHRHPLFLIVSMVCYDDGLVAGKSLLALKTKDASDDQCSLWVYQCANLEHAQTICKVLSTAFDSVLTEKTRVPTE from the exons ATGTTCCGCAAGGGGAAAaagaggcacagcagcagcagctcccAGAGCAGCGAGATCAGCACCAAGAGCAAG TCTGTAGACTCCAGCCTGGGCGGCCTCTCCAGATCCAGCACCGTGGCTAGCCTTGATACAGACTCTACTAAAAGCTTTG GACAAGCTTCGAGTAATTCAGAGCCTTGTGCTGAGTTCAAGGTGAAATATGTGGGATCCATTGAAAGAGTAAAGGCAGAGGAAAGCAAAACATTGCAAGGATCACTCGACCTCATAAACTACATTGATGTTGCACAG CAAGATGGAAAACTTCCTTTCGTGCCTTCGGATGAAGATTTCATTATGGTAGTTTCAAAATATGGCATTAAAGTAACTACCTTGGATCAGTAT GATGTGTTGCACCGGCACCCCCTCTTTCTCATTGTCTCCATGGTGTGCTATGATGACGGGCTGGTGGCTGGAAAGAGTTTGCTCGCTCTGAAGACCAAAGATGCCAGTGATGACCAGTGTAGCCTGTGGGTTTATCAGTGTGCCAATCTG GAACATGCCCAGACCATCTGCAAGGTCCTGTCCACAGCGTTTGACTCGGTTCTCACTGAGAAGACACGAGTGCCTACAGAATGA